The Prunus persica cultivar Lovell chromosome G8, Prunus_persica_NCBIv2, whole genome shotgun sequence genome includes a region encoding these proteins:
- the LOC109946316 gene encoding mitochondrial import receptor subunit TOM6 homolog: protein MFPGMFMKKPDKAEALKQLRSHVAMFGAWVVAIRAAPYVLHFLCGEKDELKLEF from the coding sequence ATGTTTCCGGGAATGTTCATGAAGAAGCCAGACAAGGCAGAGGCTCTGAAGCAGCTGCGAAGCCATGTGGCCATGTTTGGGGCTTGGGTCGTTGCGATCCGGGCCGCCCCCTACGTTCTTCACTTCCTCTGCGGTGAAAAGGATGAGCTCAAGCTTGAATTTTGA
- the LOC109950880 gene encoding uncharacterized protein LOC109950880, giving the protein MGAAADASAAEEDKTPQACQKMCMCILFCLCLTILVGVIWLFNLTVRHILRDIEINRVDPTFRLHSATVSLLNNASASEFTATWDVTLVASNPNHKLDIYYDTLQAAIFYNANRSDSYRPRVLLATKPLQPPSALRTRAETTCSFRIEAASAYIGDDMAKEISEGRARGMVRFELTLLAMYKFPNWYWTYPKLFAAWCNPVEFGFSPDNWIGRAQSSACEENGDLSRLVLQIAR; this is encoded by the coding sequence ATGGGTGCTGCTGCTGATGCTTCTGCCGCCGAAGAAGACAAAACCCCTCAAGCTTGTCAGAAAATGTGTATGTGTATCCTCTTCTGCCTCTGCCTCACGATCCTTGTAGGTGTGATCTGGCTCTTCAACCTCACCGTCAGGCACATCCTCAGGGACATCGAAATCAACCGCGTGGACCCCACGTTCCGCCTCCACTCCGCCACCGTGTCCCTACTCAACAACGCGTCTGCCTCCGAGTTCACCGCCACTTGGGACGTGACGCTGGTCGCCTCCAACCCCAACCACAAGCTCGACATCTACTACGACACCCTCCAGGCCGCCATCTTCTACAACGCGAACCGGAGCGACAGCTATAGGCCCAGAGTCTTGCTGGCAACGAAGCCTCTGCAGCCGCCATCGGCTCTGAGAACCAGGGCCGAGACCACTTGTAGTTTCCGCATCGAAGCCGCGTCCGCGTACATAGGTGATGACATGGCCAAGGAAATCTCGGAAGGGAGAGCTCGTGGAATGGTGAGATTTGAGCTCACCCTGTTGGCTATGTATAAGTTTCCCAACTGGTATTGGACATATCCCAAATTGTTTGCGGCTTGGTGCAACCCCGTCGAGTTTGGATTTTCCCCGGATAATTGGATCGGGAGGGCTCAGTCAAGTGCATGCGAGGAGAATGGGGATCTAAGTCGTTTGGTATTACAAATTGCAAGATGA